One genomic region from Campylobacter concisus encodes:
- the lpxC gene encoding UDP-3-O-acyl-N-acetylglucosamine deacetylase has product MKQTTIARRVETVGIGLHKGEPIRLILEPLDANSGIILHREDLGISFKAEPKNVINTQMATVVGNEKGFISTIEHLMSAINGYGIDNIRISVDANEIPVMDGSAISFCMLLDEAGIRYLDAGKKVILVRREVEVVEGSKFVRTSPSRSPKFDYTIKFDHPVIGEQRYVFDFSKSSFIKNIARARTFGFLKDLQRLQAQNLALGASLDNAVAIDDTHILNPEGLRFENEFVRHKILDAIGDLSLLGAPLLGDYTAFAGSHDLNHKLTLALMADEKSYEIATLNGELLKEYQKVFA; this is encoded by the coding sequence TTGAAACAAACTACTATCGCAAGACGCGTTGAGACCGTTGGTATAGGGCTTCATAAAGGTGAGCCGATAAGACTTATACTAGAACCTCTTGATGCAAATTCTGGTATTATTTTGCACCGCGAAGATCTTGGTATTAGTTTTAAAGCTGAACCTAAAAATGTTATAAATACGCAAATGGCAACCGTTGTTGGTAACGAAAAGGGCTTTATTAGTACGATCGAACACCTGATGTCAGCCATAAATGGTTATGGCATTGATAATATTAGAATCTCTGTTGATGCAAATGAAATTCCAGTGATGGATGGCAGTGCAATAAGCTTTTGCATGCTACTTGATGAAGCTGGCATAAGATATCTTGATGCTGGCAAAAAAGTAATTCTTGTTAGGCGCGAAGTTGAAGTCGTTGAGGGTTCTAAATTTGTACGAACTTCACCTTCAAGAAGTCCAAAATTTGACTATACGATAAAATTTGATCATCCAGTTATTGGTGAACAAAGATATGTTTTTGATTTTAGTAAAAGCTCTTTTATAAAAAATATAGCTCGTGCTAGAACTTTTGGCTTTTTAAAAGATTTACAACGTTTACAAGCTCAAAATTTAGCCCTTGGTGCATCACTTGATAATGCCGTGGCAATCGATGATACGCATATTCTAAATCCAGAAGGTTTGAGATTTGAAAATGAGTTTGTAAGGCACAAAATTTTAGATGCGATTGGTGATTTAAGCTTGCTTGGAGCGCCTTTATTGGGCGATTATACAGCATTTGCTGGAAGTCACGATCTAAATCACAAATTAACTCTTGCTTTGATGGCCGATGAGAAAAGCTACGAGATCGCAACTCTAAATGGCGAACTTTTAAAAGAGTATCAAAAGGTATTTGCATAG
- a CDS encoding glycoprotease, producing MTDEHVSEALIKILENLSSKFNITKIIYANTPGSFMGLKVAYVILKTFSLAKGCEFYAVSGFSLNGSQAIRANKNLSFVLKDGKILLEKVGPVGFILPLNLDELKLNSDTLPDYIIQAV from the coding sequence ATGACTGATGAACATGTCAGTGAAGCTTTGATAAAAATCTTAGAAAATTTATCCTCTAAATTTAATATCACAAAAATTATCTATGCAAATACGCCAGGAAGCTTTATGGGGCTAAAGGTGGCCTATGTCATTTTAAAGACTTTCTCTTTAGCAAAGGGTTGCGAATTTTATGCGGTTAGCGGCTTTAGCTTAAATGGCAGCCAAGCGATCAGAGCAAATAAAAATTTAAGCTTTGTTTTAAAAGATGGCAAAATTTTACTTGAAAAAGTAGGGCCAGTAGGATTTATTTTGCCTTTAAATTTAGATGAATTAAAACTAAATTCAGATACACTTCCAGATTATATCATCCAAGCAGTTTAG
- the infB gene encoding translation initiation factor IF-2 encodes MSNVRISEIANELGYPSKEIVEKAQELGLKVKTHSNAVSLEEAEAIYEYVQTGVIPDKFKKKKSEPKPKKEPKKEVEKESVKKEEKQKSEPKKATTKTESKSVKAEPKKEAQILEEKQKIEPKKEEIKVEQKQVEAPRPKESLADVTQKRRGLVIVKKKKDYEAPIATKEEKKPEPSIANISDFKSMFSASDENLAKKKKKDKKVVVASKKDSAQKMDLLGGSDFGDIVLEDEDVVVLPDFSFKTPIPAPVQKTKQPNVMRTTVNNTINSFGEGGIQRRARKKHKKPENKQNNEAVTSINIPKEIRVYEFAEKLNKQPSEIIGKLFMLGMMTTKNDFLDEDAIEILADEFNVEVNIIDDQKEFDYVAAYEEEIKDDENLQPRAPVITIMGHVDHGKTSLLDYIRKSRVAAGEAGGITQHVGAYMVNKNGKNITFIDTPGHEAFTAMRARGAGVTDIVIIVVAADDGVKPQTKEAVSHAKAAGVPIIIAINKMDKESANPDLVKTGLAELDVMPTEWGGKYEFVPISAKTGMGIDDLLEIVLLQADLLELKANPKANAKATVIESSLQKGRGPVATIIVENGTLHVGDTVVAGVAYGKIRSLLDDQGKPLQDIKPGECGVIVGLSEIAEAGETLIGVKTDKEAREYAQKKAEYIRQKELSKSTKVSIDELSAKIAEGELKTLPVIIKADVGGSLEALKASLEKLANDEIRVNVIHSGVGGITQSDVALASASEDCIILGFNIRPTGEIKEKAKESGVEIKTYNVIYNLIDDVKAILGGLMSPIIREEQLGQAQVRQVIHVPKVGAIAGCIVTEGTINRGAKIRLIREGVVVYEGSVSSLKRFKDDVKEVAKGYECGVGIENFNDIRENDYIESFKEVKEKATL; translated from the coding sequence ATGAGCAATGTTAGGATTTCAGAGATCGCAAACGAGCTTGGCTATCCAAGTAAAGAGATAGTAGAAAAAGCTCAAGAGTTAGGATTAAAAGTCAAAACTCACTCAAATGCAGTTAGCCTTGAAGAGGCCGAAGCTATATATGAATATGTTCAAACTGGTGTGATACCAGATAAATTTAAAAAGAAAAAGAGTGAACCTAAACCAAAAAAAGAGCCTAAAAAAGAAGTAGAAAAAGAGTCAGTAAAAAAAGAAGAAAAACAAAAAAGTGAACCTAAAAAAGCTACTACTAAAACTGAGTCAAAGTCGGTAAAAGCTGAGCCTAAGAAAGAGGCACAAATTTTAGAAGAAAAACAAAAAATTGAACCTAAAAAAGAAGAAATCAAAGTAGAGCAAAAACAAGTCGAAGCTCCAAGACCAAAAGAGAGCTTGGCTGATGTGACTCAAAAAAGACGTGGTCTTGTGATAGTAAAAAAGAAAAAAGATTATGAGGCGCCAATTGCTACAAAAGAAGAGAAAAAGCCTGAACCAAGCATAGCTAATATAAGCGATTTTAAAAGTATGTTTTCAGCAAGTGATGAAAATTTAGCTAAGAAAAAGAAAAAAGATAAAAAAGTAGTTGTTGCAAGTAAAAAGGATAGCGCCCAGAAGATGGACCTGCTTGGTGGAAGTGATTTTGGTGACATCGTACTAGAAGATGAAGATGTAGTCGTTCTTCCTGATTTTAGTTTTAAAACCCCAATACCAGCACCTGTACAAAAGACAAAACAGCCAAATGTTATGAGAACTACAGTCAACAATACGATAAATTCATTTGGCGAAGGCGGCATTCAAAGAAGAGCTAGAAAAAAACACAAAAAGCCTGAAAATAAACAAAACAATGAAGCTGTGACGTCTATAAATATTCCAAAAGAAATTCGTGTTTATGAATTTGCTGAAAAGCTAAACAAACAGCCAAGTGAGATTATTGGTAAGCTTTTTATGCTTGGTATGATGACAACAAAAAATGACTTTTTGGATGAAGATGCGATAGAAATTTTGGCCGATGAGTTTAATGTAGAGGTTAATATCATCGACGATCAAAAAGAATTTGACTACGTAGCAGCCTATGAAGAAGAGATAAAAGACGATGAAAATCTACAGCCAAGAGCACCAGTCATAACCATTATGGGTCACGTTGATCATGGTAAAACTTCATTGCTTGATTACATAAGAAAATCACGCGTAGCAGCAGGAGAGGCTGGTGGTATCACTCAGCATGTCGGTGCTTACATGGTAAACAAAAACGGCAAAAATATCACATTTATCGACACTCCAGGTCACGAAGCGTTTACTGCTATGCGTGCAAGGGGTGCTGGCGTAACTGATATAGTTATCATCGTTGTTGCGGCAGATGACGGCGTAAAACCACAAACAAAAGAGGCGGTTAGCCACGCAAAAGCCGCTGGCGTACCGATAATCATCGCTATAAATAAAATGGATAAAGAGTCGGCAAATCCTGACCTAGTAAAGACTGGTCTTGCTGAGCTTGATGTCATGCCAACAGAGTGGGGCGGAAAGTATGAATTTGTGCCAATCTCTGCAAAAACAGGCATGGGTATAGATGATCTACTTGAGATCGTACTTTTACAAGCTGACCTTCTAGAACTAAAGGCAAATCCAAAGGCAAATGCAAAAGCAACTGTTATCGAGAGCTCACTTCAAAAAGGCCGTGGTCCAGTAGCTACTATTATCGTTGAAAATGGCACACTTCATGTTGGAGATACTGTCGTAGCTGGCGTTGCATATGGAAAGATAAGAAGCTTACTTGATGACCAAGGTAAACCTTTGCAAGATATAAAACCAGGCGAATGCGGTGTTATAGTAGGTCTTAGCGAGATAGCAGAGGCAGGCGAGACGCTAATAGGTGTAAAAACTGATAAAGAGGCTCGTGAATACGCACAGAAAAAGGCTGAATATATCCGCCAAAAAGAGCTTAGCAAGAGCACAAAAGTTAGTATTGATGAGCTTAGTGCTAAGATCGCTGAGGGTGAGTTAAAGACGCTTCCAGTCATCATCAAAGCTGACGTTGGTGGCTCACTTGAGGCACTAAAAGCAAGCTTAGAAAAACTAGCAAATGATGAGATCAGAGTAAATGTCATCCATTCTGGTGTTGGCGGCATCACGCAAAGCGACGTAGCACTTGCTAGTGCGAGCGAAGATTGTATAATCCTTGGTTTTAACATAAGACCAACTGGCGAGATAAAAGAAAAGGCAAAAGAGAGCGGCGTTGAGATTAAAACTTACAACGTTATTTATAATCTAATTGACGATGTGAAAGCGATCTTGGGCGGACTAATGTCACCGATAATTAGAGAAGAGCAGCTTGGTCAAGCTCAGGTTCGCCAAGTGATCCATGTGCCAAAAGTTGGTGCTATTGCTGGATGTATCGTCACTGAGGGCACGATAAACAGAGGGGCAAAAATTCGCCTTATTAGAGAAGGTGTGGTTGTTTATGAGGGCTCGGTAAGCTCACTAAAACGCTTCAAAGATGACGTTAAAGAGGTTGCTAAAGGCTACGAGTGTGGCGTTGGTATCGAAAATTTCAATGACATTAGAGAAAACGACTATATCGAAAGCTTCAAAGAAGTCAAGGAGAAAGCTACTCTATGA
- the thrB gene encoding homoserine kinase gives MNILVPATSANLGPGFDALGLSLKLFNSVKIEPAKFSSVSINGEGSESVNLKRNNIFLSIFNEIFFELTGKNENFRVVFENNIPFSRGLGSSSAVIVGAIASAYEMAGFKASKEAVLNKAIIYETHPDNISPAVHGGFISAIVKNGNVYANKINLSDEIKAVVVIPNKPMSTSSSRQILPKNYTMKECVNNLSHAAFLTSCFYEKKYDLLKIASKDLMHEERRMHTLEELFEVRKVAYENGALMSTLSGSGSSFLNIAYKDDAKNLQDILKSKFSDFRAEVFSFDNDGYEITQS, from the coding sequence TTGAATATCTTAGTGCCTGCAACAAGTGCAAATTTGGGTCCTGGTTTCGATGCTTTGGGGCTTAGTCTGAAGCTTTTTAATAGCGTGAAAATCGAGCCAGCAAAATTTAGCTCAGTATCGATAAACGGCGAAGGCAGTGAAAGTGTAAATTTAAAGAGAAATAATATATTCTTAAGTATTTTTAATGAAATTTTTTTTGAGCTAACTGGTAAAAATGAAAATTTTAGAGTCGTTTTTGAAAATAATATCCCATTTTCAAGGGGGCTTGGCAGTAGCTCCGCTGTTATCGTTGGAGCCATTGCTTCAGCCTACGAAATGGCTGGCTTTAAGGCAAGTAAAGAGGCAGTTTTAAATAAAGCTATCATCTATGAAACCCATCCTGATAATATCTCGCCAGCAGTTCACGGTGGATTTATCAGCGCAATCGTAAAAAATGGTAATGTTTACGCAAATAAAATAAATTTAAGTGATGAGATAAAAGCAGTAGTTGTCATCCCAAATAAACCGATGAGTACATCCTCGTCGAGACAAATTTTACCAAAGAACTATACGATGAAAGAGTGTGTAAATAACTTATCTCATGCTGCTTTTTTAACATCTTGTTTTTATGAAAAAAAGTATGACCTCTTAAAAATAGCAAGCAAAGATTTGATGCATGAAGAGCGTAGAATGCACACTTTAGAAGAACTTTTTGAAGTTAGAAAAGTAGCTTATGAAAATGGTGCTTTAATGAGTACGCTTTCAGGCTCAGGCTCAAGCTTTTTAAATATCGCTTACAAAGATGATGCTAAAAATTTACAAGATATTTTAAAGAGTAAATTTAGTGATTTTAGGGCTGAGGTTTTTTCATTTGATAACGATGGATACGAAATTACGCAAAGCTAA
- a CDS encoding M23 family metallopeptidase gives MYRRGIGGFGIVVLLLILILAGGFGYALMSKDFERNEPIIGVADKVYWNLRTPMNIKFKDDSGIKFVRISMNDGKNDLNLLNQIIQNPSTELDVNLTFPKTGFFAQKDTYEMNIEAVDTSKWSFFTGNKASKKVEVVLDTSKPDLYVLSQSYSISKGGSAVVVFRATDNQLKEVYVQTNFGKKFKAVPFYKEGFYAALVAWPVQVENFSAEVIARDFAGNESKSHVRYFYENVKYKTSTIALNDRFLDGKIVDLTDQYAKDPSALSRLEKMRFVNETLRNSNEEKITALTTNPGDEMLTDFSVTPFYPLRNGKKVADFADHRYYTYNNEQVSESWHMGIDFASVAAAPIIASNAGRVVLASENGIYGLNIVIDHGFGLYSLYGHCSSARVKEGDMVAAGDQIGTTGTSGLALGDHLHFGILVQGEEVRPQQWMDKKWIKDNITSVLDAAKAMIDKN, from the coding sequence ATGTATAGACGTGGAATTGGCGGTTTTGGTATTGTTGTGCTTTTGCTAATTTTAATCTTAGCCGGTGGTTTTGGCTATGCTTTGATGTCAAAAGATTTTGAGCGAAATGAACCGATAATCGGTGTTGCTGATAAAGTTTATTGGAATCTTAGAACCCCAATGAATATCAAATTTAAAGACGATAGTGGTATAAAATTTGTACGAATTAGTATGAATGATGGGAAAAATGATCTAAATTTGTTAAATCAAATCATACAAAATCCAAGTACTGAGCTTGATGTAAATTTAACCTTTCCAAAGACTGGCTTTTTTGCTCAAAAAGATACCTATGAGATGAATATCGAAGCTGTAGATACTAGCAAATGGAGTTTTTTTACTGGCAATAAAGCTAGTAAAAAGGTTGAAGTGGTGCTTGATACTTCAAAGCCTGATCTTTACGTGCTTTCGCAGTCTTATTCTATCTCAAAAGGTGGTAGTGCGGTTGTGGTCTTTAGAGCGACTGATAATCAGCTAAAAGAGGTTTATGTGCAGACAAATTTTGGTAAGAAATTTAAAGCTGTCCCATTTTATAAAGAGGGCTTTTATGCAGCACTCGTTGCTTGGCCAGTTCAGGTTGAAAATTTTAGTGCTGAGGTCATTGCAAGAGACTTTGCAGGCAATGAAAGCAAGTCACATGTCAGATATTTTTACGAAAATGTAAAGTATAAAACTTCAACTATTGCATTAAATGATAGATTTTTAGATGGTAAGATAGTTGATCTAACTGATCAATATGCAAAAGATCCAAGTGCACTTTCAAGACTTGAGAAAATGAGATTTGTCAATGAAACGCTTAGAAATTCAAACGAAGAAAAAATAACAGCACTTACTACAAATCCTGGTGATGAGATGTTAACTGACTTTAGTGTGACACCATTTTATCCACTAAGAAATGGTAAAAAAGTGGCTGACTTCGCCGATCACCGATACTACACATATAATAACGAGCAAGTAAGCGAATCTTGGCATATGGGAATAGACTTTGCAAGTGTGGCAGCAGCTCCTATAATAGCTAGTAATGCTGGTCGTGTCGTACTAGCATCTGAAAATGGAATTTATGGATTAAATATTGTGATCGATCATGGATTTGGGCTTTATTCGCTTTATGGACACTGCTCAAGCGCTAGAGTAAAAGAGGGCGATATGGTGGCAGCTGGCGATCAGATAGGTACTACTGGAACTAGTGGTCTTGCACTTGGCGATCACCTTCACTTTGGAATTTTGGTTCAAGGCGAAGAGGTAAGACCACAACAATGGATGGACAAAAAGTGGATAAAAGACAATATCACAAGTGTCTTAGATGCTGCAAAAGCGATGATAGACAAGAACTAA
- a CDS encoding formate--tetrahydrofolate ligase: MLSDIEITHQTKLEHISKVAARLGLSEDELELYGKYKAKISPRLEPSNSKLILVTATNPTPYGEGKTTMSIGLADALNSLNKKVCLALREPSLGPVFGIKGGAAGGGYSQLAPMEDLNLHFTGDFHAITSANNLISAMIDNSLYQENPLKIEKILWKRCMDMNDRALRFITVGQGGRTDGVPREDGFNITAASEIMAVLCLATSLSDLKKRVANIMVAYDSDKKPIYVRDLGCQDAVCILLKDAIKPNLFQTLEHTPTLVHGGPFANIAHGCNSVIATKTALNLADYVITEAGFGSELGAEKFLDIKCRVADIRPSAVVLVSTIRSLKYNGEANKDEITKPDMNALKKGIENLGGHIENLKGKFGQNVVVALNKFGFDTDEEINFVKEYCRELGVEVAVCENFLKGGKGALELAELVLKACDKPSKINFTYEMSDDTKTKIEKVAKEIYGAGEVVFEEAALKKLEMIKELNLSHLPVCIAKTQYSFSDDAKLLGRAKGFTFSVKDLDIRTGAGFIVAVCGKIMLMPGLPKVPAAVNMRIDAEGKIDGLS, translated from the coding sequence ATGCTAAGCGACATCGAGATAACTCACCAAACGAAACTAGAACACATCAGTAAAGTTGCTGCAAGACTAGGCTTAAGTGAAGACGAGCTTGAACTTTACGGCAAATATAAGGCAAAAATTTCTCCAAGGCTTGAGCCATCAAACTCAAAGCTTATCTTGGTTACTGCGACTAATCCAACCCCATACGGTGAGGGCAAAACGACTATGTCTATCGGTCTAGCCGACGCACTAAATTCGCTTAATAAAAAGGTTTGCCTAGCGCTTCGTGAGCCATCTCTTGGGCCAGTTTTTGGTATAAAGGGTGGAGCAGCAGGTGGCGGCTACTCGCAGCTTGCGCCGATGGAGGATCTAAATTTACACTTCACTGGCGATTTTCATGCTATAACATCGGCAAATAACCTTATTTCAGCGATGATAGATAATAGCCTCTATCAAGAAAACCCGCTAAAAATCGAGAAAATTTTATGGAAGCGCTGTATGGATATGAACGACCGCGCGCTTAGGTTTATCACTGTGGGTCAGGGTGGCAGGACGGATGGCGTGCCAAGAGAAGATGGCTTTAATATCACCGCTGCAAGCGAGATCATGGCTGTGCTTTGTCTAGCAACAAGCCTTTCTGATCTAAAAAAGCGCGTGGCAAATATTATGGTCGCCTACGATAGTGATAAAAAGCCTATCTATGTGCGTGATCTAGGCTGTCAAGACGCTGTTTGTATACTTTTAAAAGATGCAATTAAGCCAAATTTATTTCAAACACTAGAGCACACACCTACACTCGTGCATGGTGGCCCATTTGCAAACATCGCGCACGGCTGCAACTCCGTTATCGCAACTAAAACAGCTCTAAATTTAGCTGACTACGTCATCACTGAAGCTGGCTTTGGCTCTGAGCTTGGTGCGGAGAAATTTTTAGATATAAAATGCAGGGTTGCTGATATCAGACCAAGCGCTGTGGTGCTTGTAAGTACGATCAGATCGCTAAAATATAACGGCGAAGCAAATAAAGACGAGATCACAAAACCAGACATGAACGCTCTTAAAAAAGGTATCGAAAACCTTGGTGGCCACATCGAGAATTTAAAAGGTAAATTTGGTCAAAACGTGGTTGTGGCGCTTAATAAATTTGGCTTTGACACCGATGAAGAGATAAATTTCGTAAAAGAGTATTGCCGTGAGCTTGGCGTAGAAGTGGCTGTTTGTGAGAATTTCTTAAAAGGTGGCAAAGGTGCGCTTGAGCTTGCCGAGCTAGTTTTAAAAGCGTGCGATAAACCAAGCAAGATAAATTTCACATACGAGATGAGCGATGATACAAAAACTAAAATAGAAAAGGTCGCTAAGGAGATTTATGGAGCTGGCGAGGTGGTCTTTGAAGAGGCCGCTCTTAAAAAGCTTGAGATGATAAAAGAGCTAAATTTGAGCCATTTGCCAGTTTGTATCGCAAAAACTCAGTACTCATTTAGTGACGATGCGAAGCTTTTGGGTAGAGCAAAGGGCTTTACTTTTAGCGTAAAAGATCTTGACATTAGAACGGGAGCTGGCTTTATCGTCGCGGTTTGCGGTAAGATCATGCTGATGCCAGGACTTCCAAAAGTGCCAGCTGCGGTCAATATGAGGATAGACGCAGAGGGCAAGATTGACGGCTTGTCGTAA
- the rimP gene encoding ribosome maturation factor RimP, which yields MDNLDKLVRECGVELYDSEIANENGRTIFRVYITKNGGVSLDDCEKVSRLLSPIFDVTPPVSGDYNLEVSSPGLERKLSKPSHFKASVGELVKVQTEAEKFAGRLVKADEDGIAVENEEGIFEINISEIKKAKTYLEW from the coding sequence ATGGATAATTTAGACAAACTAGTACGCGAATGCGGTGTAGAGCTTTACGACAGCGAGATCGCAAATGAAAATGGCAGGACTATTTTTAGAGTTTACATCACAAAAAATGGCGGAGTGAGTCTTGATGACTGCGAAAAAGTAAGCCGTCTACTCTCGCCCATCTTTGACGTGACACCGCCAGTTAGCGGGGATTATAACCTAGAGGTTAGCTCGCCTGGTCTTGAGAGAAAGCTTAGCAAGCCATCTCACTTTAAAGCGAGCGTTGGTGAGCTAGTTAAAGTTCAAACCGAGGCTGAGAAATTTGCAGGAAGGCTTGTAAAAGCAGACGAAGATGGCATCGCAGTTGAAAACGAAGAGGGAATCTTTGAGATCAACATCAGTGAGATAAAAAAAGCAAAAACATATTTGGAGTGGTAA
- the rbfA gene encoding 30S ribosome-binding factor RbfA, with amino-acid sequence MNANEIKRMRTESVLKELIPEALATLEDGILKGLCVTDVECKKGRYDAFVYLDKMAFDEREQEYILGHLKRVCRHLQNHCMAAEGWYRCPNFHFKFDDRLEYQNHMDKLFDKISKDLNKNG; translated from the coding sequence ATGAACGCTAATGAAATAAAGCGTATGAGAACAGAGAGTGTGCTAAAAGAGCTCATCCCAGAGGCTCTAGCTACTCTTGAAGATGGTATTTTAAAGGGGCTTTGTGTCACTGATGTCGAATGTAAAAAGGGCAGATACGACGCCTTTGTTTATCTTGACAAAATGGCATTTGATGAGCGTGAACAAGAGTATATTTTGGGGCATTTAAAGCGAGTTTGTAGGCATTTGCAAAACCACTGCATGGCAGCTGAGGGCTGGTATAGATGTCCAAATTTTCACTTTAAATTTGACGATAGATTAGAGTATCAAAACCATATGGATAAGTTGTTTGATAAAATTTCAAAGGATTTAAACAAAAATGGATAA
- a CDS encoding prephenate dehydrogenase — MKIGIIGLGLMGGSLGLALKDEKLISCVSGYDKDENHSKKALELGLVHEILSIDEMKKKCDIIFLAVPVEAIVSIVQNLTDISEDTTIIDFGSTKQKIIEAVPEKIRKNFIPAHPMAGTEYSGPEAAFKSLYTGATVIVCDFAESSEKHVKRSVELFSCLGMKIIFMSAKEHDHHVGLISHLPHAIAFSLASGILKEEDKRHIVALGGPTFKGMIRVAKSSPFMWSDIFKQNKNNVVEAINMFEKELNLCKDLIKDERWDELFAWMSDARAVREIL; from the coding sequence ATGAAAATAGGTATCATCGGACTTGGTCTTATGGGTGGCTCACTTGGGCTAGCATTAAAAGATGAAAAATTAATCTCTTGTGTTAGTGGATATGACAAAGATGAAAATCATAGCAAAAAGGCCTTAGAGCTTGGCTTGGTGCATGAAATTTTAAGCATTGACGAGATGAAAAAGAAGTGTGACATCATCTTTTTGGCTGTGCCAGTCGAGGCTATCGTGAGCATCGTGCAAAATTTAACCGATATTAGCGAAGATACAACTATCATTGATTTTGGCTCAACCAAACAAAAGATAATAGAAGCTGTGCCAGAAAAAATTCGTAAAAATTTCATCCCAGCTCATCCAATGGCAGGTACTGAGTATTCTGGTCCAGAGGCTGCCTTTAAATCACTTTACACAGGAGCAACTGTTATCGTTTGTGACTTTGCAGAAAGTTCAGAAAAGCATGTCAAAAGAAGCGTTGAGCTATTTTCTTGCCTTGGTATGAAAATCATTTTTATGAGTGCGAAAGAGCATGATCATCACGTGGGTCTTATTTCGCATTTGCCGCATGCTATTGCGTTTTCGCTTGCTAGTGGGATTTTAAAAGAGGAAGACAAAAGACACATCGTAGCGCTTGGCGGACCTACATTTAAGGGCATGATACGTGTCGCAAAGAGTTCGCCTTTTATGTGGAGCGATATTTTTAAGCAAAATAAAAATAATGTTGTTGAAGCCATAAATATGTTTGAAAAAGAGCTAAATTTGTGCAAAGATCTCATCAAAGATGAACGCTGGGATGAGCTTTTTGCATGGATGAGCGATGCTAGAGCTGTAAGAGAAATTTTGTAA